From the genome of Pseudomonas sp. Teo4, one region includes:
- a CDS encoding MFS transporter, whose translation MDRRRGADRRSDPRPGPRQGGGHGAIGLGHRLGLTAILYALLFSWLPAEQAWRALFLLGLVPAVFVIFVRRLVKDPEVYRQAKAEEKTEAPRSSTRSSPPACSGLPCAPPCCTGALGGYYAITSWLPTFLKNERGLSVLGTGGYLAMVIVGSYVGYVVSAYLSDLLGRKKNFILFAVGSFVIVLLYTQMQVSDGVMLWLGFPLGFFASGIFSGMGAFLTELFPLMIGVLGQKVPLGLGIGVFSAVSYGVVILAALSLPETRGKQLQAR comes from the coding sequence ATGGACCGCCGGCGCGGTGCTGATCGGCGAAGTGATCCGCGCCCAGGACCGCGGCAAGGCGGTGGGCATGGTGCAATCGGGCTGGGCCATCGGCTGGGCCTGACGGCGATTCTGTATGCGCTGCTGTTCTCCTGGCTGCCAGCGGAACAGGCCTGGCGGGCGCTGTTCCTGCTGGGCCTGGTGCCGGCGGTGTTCGTGATCTTCGTTCGTCGTCTGGTCAAGGACCCGGAGGTCTATCGCCAGGCCAAGGCCGAAGAGAAAACCGAGGCCCCGCGCAGTTCTACGAGATCTTCGCCCCCGGCCTGCTCTGGACTACCGTGCGCGCCTCCTTGTTGCACCGGTGCACTGGGCGGCTATTACGCCATCACCTCGTGGCTGCCAACCTTCCTCAAGAACGAGCGTGGCCTGAGCGTGCTGGGCACCGGTGGCTACCTGGCCATGGTGATTGTCGGCTCGTACGTGGGTTACGTGGTCAGTGCGTACCTTTCCGACCTGCTGGGGCGCAAGAAGAACTTCATCCTGTTCGCCGTGGGTTCGTTCGTGATCGTGCTGCTGTACACGCAAATGCAGGTCAGCGATGGCGTGATGCTGTGGCTGGGCTTTCCACTGGGCTTCTTCGCCTCGGGCATCTTCAGTGGCATGGGAGCGTTTCTCACCGAGCTGTTCCCGCTGATGATCGGCGTGCTTGGCCAGAAGGTGCCGTTGGGGCTGGGGATTGGCGTGTTTTCCGCCGTGTCGTACGGCGTGGTGATTCTGGCGGCGCTGAGCCTGCCGGAAACCCGCGGCAAACAGCTTCAGGCA